In Papio anubis isolate 15944 chromosome 17, Panubis1.0, whole genome shotgun sequence, the following are encoded in one genomic region:
- the ITGB3 gene encoding integrin beta-3, giving the protein MRAQPGPRPLWATVLALGALAGVGVGGPNICTTRGVSSCQQCLAVSPMCAWCSDEALPLGSPRCDLKENLLKDNCAPESIEFPVSEARVLEDRPLSDKGSGDSSQVTQVSPQRIALRLRPDDSKNFSIQVRQVEDYPVDIYYLMDLSYSMKDDLWSIQNLGTKLATQMRKLTSNLRIGFGAFVDKPVSPYMYISPPEALENPCYDMKTTCLPMFGYKHVLSLTDQVTRFNEEVKKQSVSRNRDAPEGGFDAIMQATVCDEKIGWRNDASHLLVFTTDAKTHIALDGRLAGIVQPNDGQCHVGSDNHYSASTTMDYPSLGLMTEKLSQKNINLIFAVTENVVNLYQNYSELIPGTTVGVLSMDSSNVLQLIVDAYGKIRSKVELEVRDLPEELSLSFNATCLNNEVIPGLKSCMGLKIGDTVSFSIEAKVRGCPQEKEKSFTIKPVGFKDSLIVQVTFDCDCACQAQAEPNSRHCNNGNGTFECGVCRCGPGWLGSQCECSEEDYRPSQQDECSPREGQPVCSQRGECLCGQCVCHSSDFGKITGKYCECDDFSCVRYKGEMCSGHGQCSCGDCLCDSDWTGYYCNCTTRTDTCMSSNGLLCSGRGKCECGSCVCIQPGSYGDTCEKCPTCPDACTFKKECVECKKFDRGALHDENTCNRYCRDEIESVKELKDTGKDAVNCTYKNEDDCVVRFQYYEDSSGKSILYVVEEPECPKGPDILVVLLSVMGAILLIGLATLLIWKLLITIHDRKEFAKFEEERARAKWDTANNPLYKEATSTFTNITYRGT; this is encoded by the exons GCCCTGCCTCTAGGCTCACCTCGCTGTGACCTGAAGGAGAATCTGCTGAAGGATAACTGTGCCCCGGAATCCATCGAGTTCCCAGTCAGTGAGGCCCGAGTACTAGAGGACAGGCCCCTCAGCGACAAAGGCTCTGGAGACAGCTCCCAGGTCACTCAAGTCAGTCCCCAGAGGATTGCACTCCGGCTCCGGCCAG ATGATTCGAAGAATTTCTCCATCCAAGTGCGGCAGGTGGAGGATTACCCTGTAGACATCTACTACTTGATGGACCTGTCTTACTCCATGAAGGACGATCTGTGGAGCATCCAGAACCTGGGTACCAAGCTGGCCACCCAGATGCGAAAGCTCACCAGTAACCTGCGGATTGGCTTCGGGGCATTTGTGGACAAGCCTGTGTCACCATACATGTATATCTCCCCACCAGAGGCCCTCGAAAACCCCTGCTATGA TATGAAGACCACCTGCTTGCCCATGTTTGGCTACAAACACGTGCTGTCGCTAACTGACCAGGTGACCCGCTTCAATGAGGAAGTGAAGAAGCAGAGTGTGTCACGGAACCGAGATGCCCCAGAGGGTGGCTTTGATGCCATCATGCAGGCTACAGTCTGTGAT gAAAAGATTGGCTGGAGGAATGATGCATCGCACTTGCTGGTGTTTACCACTGATGCCAAGACTCATATAGCACTGGACGGAAGGCTGGCAGGCATTGTCCAGCCCAATGATGGGCAGTGTCATGTTGGTAGTGACAATCATTACTCTGCCTCCACTACCATG GATTATCCCTCTTTGGGGCTGATGACTGAGAAGCTCTCCCAGAAAAACATCAATTTGATCTTTGCAGTGACTGAAAATGTAGTCAATCTCTATCAG AACTATAGTGAGCTCATCCCAGGGACCACAGTCGGGGTTCTGTCCATGGATTCCAGCAATGTCCTCCAGCTCATTGTTGATGCTTATGGG AAAATCCGCTCTAAAGTCGAGCTGGAAGTGCGTGACCTCCCTGAAGAATTGTCTCTATCCTTCAACGCCACCTGCCTCAACAATGAGGTCATCCCTGGCCTCAAGTCTTGTATGGGACTCAAGATTGGAGACACG GTGAGCTTCAGCATTGAGGCCAAGGTGCGAGGCTGCCCCCAGGAGAAGGAGAAGTCCTTTACCATCAAGCCCGTGGGCTTCAAGGACAGCCTGATCGTCCAGGTCACCTTTGATTGCGACTGTGCCTGCCAGGCCCAAGCTGAACCTAATAGCCGTCACTGCAACAATGGCAATGGGACCTTTGAGTGTGGGGTGTGCCGTTGTGGGCCTGGCTGGCTGGGATCCCAGTGTGAGTGCTCAGAGGAGGACTATCGCCCTTCCCAGCAGGACGAGTGCAGCCCCCGGGAGGGTCAGCCCGTCTGCAGCCAGCGGGGCGAGTGTCTCTGTGGTCAATGTGTCTGCCACAGCAGTGACTTTGGCAAGATCACGGGCAAGTACTGCGAGTGTGATGACTTCTCCTGTGTCCGCTACAAGGGGGAGATGTGCTCAG GCCATGGCCAGTGCAGCTGTGGGGACTGCCTGTGCGACTCCGACTGGACCGGCTACTACTGCAACTGCACCACACGTACTGACACCTGCATGTCCAGCAATGGGCTGCTGTGCAGCGGCCGCGGCAAGTGTGAATGTGGCAGCTGTGTCTGTATCCAGCCGGGCTCCTATGGGGACACCTGTGAGAAGTGCCCTACCTGCCCAGATGCCTGCACCTTTAAGAA AGAATGCGTAGAGTGTAAGAAGTTTGACCGGGGAGCCCTACATGATGAAAATACCTGCAACCGTTACTGCCGCGATGAGATTGAGTCAGTGAAAGAGCTTA AGGACACTGGCAAGGATGCAGTGAATTGTACCTATAAGAATGAGGATGACTGTGTCGTCAGATTCCAGTACTATGAAGACTCTAGTGGAAAGTCCATCCTGTATGTGGTAGAAGAGCCAG AGTGTCCCAAGGGCCCTGACATCCTGGTGGTCCTGCTGTCAGTGATGGGGGCCATTCTGCTCATCGGCCTTGCCACTCTGCTCATCTGGAAGCTCCTCATCACCATCCACGACCGAAAAGAGTTTGCTAAATTTGAGGAAGAACGTGCCAGAGCAAAATGGGACACA GCCAACAACCCACTGTATAAAGAGGCCACGTCTACCTTCACCAATATCACCTACCGGGGCACTTAA